A segment of the Mytilus trossulus isolate FHL-02 chromosome 12, PNRI_Mtr1.1.1.hap1, whole genome shotgun sequence genome:
AAACCCTAACCgttacaatgtttataacctTAACCCTAAAGATGTTCATAACCCTAACCCGATGGCCGTCTATTACCTAATCCCTAACcataatgctgtctataaccctaaccataattctgtctataaccctaaccctgatgctgtctataaccctaaccctaatgatgtatataagcctaaccctaatgatgtatataaccctaaccctagtGCTGTATATAATCCTAACCGTAATGCTGTATAAAACACTTACCCTAACGATGTCTATaatcctaaccctaatgatgtatataaccctaaccctaatgatgtatataaccctaaccctagtGCTGTAAATAATCCTAACCGTAATGCTGTATAAAACACTTACCCTAACGATGTCTATAATCCTAACCGTAACGCTGTCtattaccctaaccctaatgatgtataCAACCCTAACCCTAGTGCTGTATATAATCCTAACCGTAATGCAGTATAAAACACTTACCCTAACGATGTCTATAATCCTAACCGTAACGCTGTctataacccttaccctaataATGtatataaccctaaccctagtGCTGTATATAATCCTAACCGTAGTGCTGTATAAAACACTTACCCTAACGATGTCTATAATCCTAACCGTAacgctgtctataaccctaatcCTAACGATGTCTATAACTCAAACCCTAGTgctgtatattacatttatcCTAATGTTGATTTTAACTTAGGACGGGAAAAGAAGTTACGTCATCAAACTTCAAACTCATTATGTGtcttgtggtaataagcattttgtatattaagtttcataacatttggttgaggatAACTAAAGTAAGAAAACGGGAATCCAATTTTGGGTCATacggacggacaaacggacGACTATgtaacacttttatttttgtatcaagCTTGGAATGGACAGAAGCCTATTTACGGTTAAGAATCAATCCACCATTCCCAAAGGGAAACAACTTGTGTTAAAAGAGCCGTGTTCACGTAAACTTAATGCACAGAAAAAGCACTACATACATAATGTGCCGCGGTAAACTTTTTTTAcgcaaataaaattaataaaattaaaaaaataagtattacatgtattacattcTTAAATATAACCCTTTTATTCAAGAAACAACCATTTTGTActgttgattttatttgaaattctaACAGATCAGCGTTCTAGTCTACATAACTGTATACATTGTTGTACAATCGAAAAAGTTTACGAAGTCATTCATGTTGCTGGTTGGCTAGATGCAAATGAAAATCGTTTTTATTCAGGCATATTTTGTTACACACATTACACTGCCACGGATTCGACTGGCCGTGAAGCGAAGTGTGGAGAATGTACAATCCACGATCTTCAAACATAATGCAACAATGGTGACAACGAAATATTTTCCCCTGTGCCTCTAGATATGACATTATTTCCCGTACAGAAGGAATATCTGACCTCTCGGACGTGAACTGTGAACTGAAATCACGTGTATGTCTCGGTGGGTCGACATTGATTGAAAGACGCGGAATGGTTCGTGCGTTCAGTTCCTCAGATGATCGAATACACGTGTGAATCCTTGCCAAGACTTCCGCCAAGCCACTTGTTGAATCAGCAATTCCCCCTTCTCTTGATGAATACGAACGTGGAGTGGACACCCTATCATCACTAACAGAATGAATAtcggaaaaattcaaaactgggTTATCTTTTTGAACGCTTTCAATAGCACTGGTGCTCTCTGCATTCTGTAAGTACATGTCAATCTTTGGCGACATCGGCTCTGCTTTAATGATTACATTCTCAGCATTGCTTTGGCTAACTGCAGAAAAGGAAGCGTTATGAGTGATTACATCGTCTGCTACTGGATGCTGAAAATCTTGTTTGAAAGTTGGTAATGAATCTGGGTCAAATGCATGTTGCCTTGAACTTGACCTACGACGCAGTTGTTTTCGGTCATAATTACCAGGAGTACTAACATATGCCTTTTGTTTATTCAATTCGGTCGCGTGACTTGTGTGAATATGGTCATTTAACGTAATTTGATTAGGAGTTGAAAATGAACATAAGTTGCAAGATAGTACAGTTCCTTGATGCCCCTTTATGTGTCTTTGTAATGCATCCTCGCTTTGGAAACGTTGTGGACATACGGTACAAGATAGAGGCCGCTTATGTACAGTTCTGTGCTGCACGAGATTAGAGCGTGCAGCAAATCGTTTATCGCACAGACTACATTTATATGGTTTAATaccaaaatgaatattttgatgcTCCaacagaatatttttgtatCCGAATCTACGATTACATATTTCGCATTCATACTTTCTCTCTTTAGCATGTGTTAGTTTTTGATGACGTAGTAGGCCATTTTTGTAATTGAACTCTTTACCGCACTGTTTGCAGGTTAATTCCTCTGATTCCATATCAAACAACTacttctgtaaaataaaacaaacgttTAGTACGTAACAAACTAGAGATATAAACATgttatcacatattttgtactgatatgtacgtttttgcttggccaataatagccggaagtcaaggttggttatcagccctcggggccgatatcgatatcagccctcgaaatcCATATCAAGCCACCGAGTTTAACTTCCGGTAAACTGTCAATCAAAgactatttgtaaacaagttgaacgcaatgaaaagaaatttagaaagttacgaATCGGCTGTAGAAGAAAACAAGTAGAAATCAGCagtgaaaatcacaaaagtttccgtaaaattttgaagtcataaagaatttataaaatatatgacgcCACACTGGAATGTGTAGCGATATAGGATTCTTTTtaagcattttttaacatttgtaatgtAACACTTTTAAgtagtttaatatttgcaattcttagaatatatttatttctaattatttctgaaacttttcacaaaacGTTTTTTACCTACTGTgatacaaactttttttaattcacagtGATACATTTTTATTGTCTTTTCGTTAAATAtcgttttgatttttgatgaaatatcaaacataatttgctgtaagctatttgttttctcttgctaagaaatatgtgataaatagattattacatgtcatttttcatatggtCTCTGGTATCAGCCCACGACTCATATCAAGCCCTCGGGCTAAAGCCCTCCGGCTTGATATGGGAGTCTAgggctgataccaggg
Coding sequences within it:
- the LOC134692042 gene encoding zinc finger protein 271-like yields the protein MESEELTCKQCGKEFNYKNGLLRHQKLTHAKERKYECEICNRRFGYKNILLEHQNIHFGIKPYKCSLCDKRFAARSNLVQHRTVHKRPLSCTVCPQRFQSEDALQRHIKGHQGTVLSCNLCSFSTPNQITLNDHIHTSHATELNKQKAYVSTPGNYDRKQLRRRSSSRQHAFDPDSLPTFKQDFQHPVADDVITHNASFSAVSQSNAENVIIKAEPMSPKIDMYLQNAESTSAIESVQKDNPVLNFSDIHSVSDDRVSTPRSYSSREGGIADSTSGLAEVLARIHTCIRSSEELNARTIPRLSINVDPPRHTRDFSSQFTSERSDIPSVREIMSYLEAQGKIFRCHHCCIMFEDRGLYILHTSLHGQSNPWQCNVCNKICLNKNDFHLHLANQQHE